One Peromyscus maniculatus bairdii isolate BWxNUB_F1_BW_parent chromosome 14, HU_Pman_BW_mat_3.1, whole genome shotgun sequence genomic window carries:
- the Zbtb42 gene encoding zinc finger and BTB domain-containing protein 42 isoform X1: protein MEFPEHGVRLLGRLRQQRELGFLCDCTVLVGDARFPAHRAVLAACSVYFHLFYRDQPASSRDTVRLNGDIVTVPAFSRLLDFMYEGRLDLHSLPVEDVLAAASYLHMYDIVKVCKRRLRKKDPDLETRALGTELPGQPPYSLPSWSPDFCQAEPKAKPPSLGVKAAHPLPTFGPPSWQVTGESSGALDLSLKPGPRPEQVHPSCILQTPLCSSMQQGAQPLVKAEQDSFSEQDSSSPRSTNRSPPPVYASAAQGLAVDLEPLNVQGTGSQQLGLDAEPVVDSEELGPNRHLCICPLCCKLFPSTHALQLHLSAHFRERDSIRARLSPEGAVPTCSLCSKTFSCTYTLKRHERTHSGEKPYTCVQCGKSFQYSHNLSRHAVVHTREKPHACRWCERRFTQSGDLYRHVRKFHYGLVKSLLV from the coding sequence ATGGAGTTCCCGGAGCACGGCGTACGGCTGCTGGGCCGCCTGAGGCAGCAGCGCGAGCTGGGCTTCCTGTGCGACTGCACTGTCCTGGTGGGCGACGCGCGTTTCCCTGCGCACCGCGCTGTACTGGCCGCGTGCAGTGTCTACTTCCATCTCTTCTACAGGGACCAGCCCGCGAGCAGCCGCGACACGGTGCGGCTCAACGGCGATATCGTCACGGTGCCCGCCTTCAGTCGCCTGCTGGACTTCATGTACGAGGGCCGCCTGGACCTGCACAGCCTGCCTGTCGAGGACGTCCTGGCTGCCGCCAGCTACCTACACATGTATGACATCGTCAAGGTTTGCAAGCGCAGGCTTAGGAAGAAAGACCCAGATCTGGAGACCCGCGCTCTGGGGACAGAGCTTCCTGGTCAGCCACCATACTCCCTGCCTTCCTGGTCCCCTGACTTCTGCCAAGCTGAACCAAAGGCCAAACCCCCATCTCTAGGAGTCAAGGCTGCTCATCCCCTGCCAACATTTGGACCTCCGTCTTGGCAGGTCACAGGGGAGTCAAGTGGGGCCCTGGATCTGTCACTGAAGCCTGGTCCAAGACCAGAGCAGGTCCACCCATCCTGCATCCTCCAGACACCCCTTTGCAGCTCGATGCAGCAAGGGGCCCAGCCCCTGGTGAAGGCTGAGCAAGACTCATTCTCTGAGCAAGATAGCAGCAGCCCTCGGAGCACCAACAGATCCCCACCGCCAGTCTACGCGTCTGCAGCCCAAGGCCTGGCCGTGGACTTGGAGCCACTGAACGTCCAAGGGACAGGCAGCCAGCAGCTTGGGCTGGATGCAGAGCCAGTGGTGGACAGTGAGGAGCTGGGTCCCAACAGGCACCTTTGCATTTGCCCGCTGTGCTGCAAGCTGTTCCCTAGCACCCATGCACTGCAGCTGCATCTCAGTGCCCACTTCAGAGAGCGGGACAGCATCCGGGCCAGGCTCTCTCCGGAGGGGGCCGTGCCCACATGCTCGCTCTGCAGCAAGACCTTCTCTTGCACATACACACTGAAGAGGCATGAACGGACACACTCCGGGGAGAAGCCCTATACATGCGTCCAGTGTGGCAAGAGCTTCCAGTACTCACACAACCTAAGCCGGCATGCTGTGGTCCACACACGGGAGAAGCCCCATGCCTGCCGCTGGTGTGAGCGCCGGTTCACACAGTCTGGGGACCTGTATCGCCATGTCCGCAAGTTCCACTATGGTCTTGTCAAGTCCTTGCTGGTGTGA
- the Zbtb42 gene encoding zinc finger and BTB domain-containing protein 42 isoform X2, with protein MYEGRLDLHSLPVEDVLAAASYLHMYDIVKVCKRRLRKKDPDLETRALGTELPGQPPYSLPSWSPDFCQAEPKAKPPSLGVKAAHPLPTFGPPSWQVTGESSGALDLSLKPGPRPEQVHPSCILQTPLCSSMQQGAQPLVKAEQDSFSEQDSSSPRSTNRSPPPVYASAAQGLAVDLEPLNVQGTGSQQLGLDAEPVVDSEELGPNRHLCICPLCCKLFPSTHALQLHLSAHFRERDSIRARLSPEGAVPTCSLCSKTFSCTYTLKRHERTHSGEKPYTCVQCGKSFQYSHNLSRHAVVHTREKPHACRWCERRFTQSGDLYRHVRKFHYGLVKSLLV; from the coding sequence ATGTACGAGGGCCGCCTGGACCTGCACAGCCTGCCTGTCGAGGACGTCCTGGCTGCCGCCAGCTACCTACACATGTATGACATCGTCAAGGTTTGCAAGCGCAGGCTTAGGAAGAAAGACCCAGATCTGGAGACCCGCGCTCTGGGGACAGAGCTTCCTGGTCAGCCACCATACTCCCTGCCTTCCTGGTCCCCTGACTTCTGCCAAGCTGAACCAAAGGCCAAACCCCCATCTCTAGGAGTCAAGGCTGCTCATCCCCTGCCAACATTTGGACCTCCGTCTTGGCAGGTCACAGGGGAGTCAAGTGGGGCCCTGGATCTGTCACTGAAGCCTGGTCCAAGACCAGAGCAGGTCCACCCATCCTGCATCCTCCAGACACCCCTTTGCAGCTCGATGCAGCAAGGGGCCCAGCCCCTGGTGAAGGCTGAGCAAGACTCATTCTCTGAGCAAGATAGCAGCAGCCCTCGGAGCACCAACAGATCCCCACCGCCAGTCTACGCGTCTGCAGCCCAAGGCCTGGCCGTGGACTTGGAGCCACTGAACGTCCAAGGGACAGGCAGCCAGCAGCTTGGGCTGGATGCAGAGCCAGTGGTGGACAGTGAGGAGCTGGGTCCCAACAGGCACCTTTGCATTTGCCCGCTGTGCTGCAAGCTGTTCCCTAGCACCCATGCACTGCAGCTGCATCTCAGTGCCCACTTCAGAGAGCGGGACAGCATCCGGGCCAGGCTCTCTCCGGAGGGGGCCGTGCCCACATGCTCGCTCTGCAGCAAGACCTTCTCTTGCACATACACACTGAAGAGGCATGAACGGACACACTCCGGGGAGAAGCCCTATACATGCGTCCAGTGTGGCAAGAGCTTCCAGTACTCACACAACCTAAGCCGGCATGCTGTGGTCCACACACGGGAGAAGCCCCATGCCTGCCGCTGGTGTGAGCGCCGGTTCACACAGTCTGGGGACCTGTATCGCCATGTCCGCAAGTTCCACTATGGTCTTGTCAAGTCCTTGCTGGTGTGA